TGGGCTGACAACCGCGACGCGTGGTGCCGCGTGCGATTCGAGGTGCCGACGGCATGGCGCGGGCGCCCTCTGTGGCTGGCCATCGCCGCCGTCGATGATGACGACGTCACCTACCTCAATGGCGTTGAGATCGGCCGAACGGGCGGATGGGACAGGCCGCGTCACTACGCGCTGCCGGCGAACCTCGTACGATGGGGCGAGCCGAACGTCGTGGCGGTGAGGGTGGCGAACCCGACCTTCGGCGGCGGCCTCTACAAGGCGCCGATCGCCCTGCTGGCCGGTGACGCGCTGCTGCCGGAGGCCCCCGCGAGCGGAACGGAGCGCGCGGCCGCGAGACTGCGTCCCGGGCCGGTCGGCCCAGCGCGGCCGCTCCGGCCGATGGCCGTGCGCGATGGCGTCCTTCGCTACCCGGATGGCCGCGAGGTGGCGCTGTGGGGCGTCAACTACTACCCGCAGAGCTGGCACCAGTTCGTGAATATGCGCCGCCTCGGCGTCAACATGAAGGCCGTGATGCGCCAGGACCTCGACCACCTTGAGGCGATGGGCGTTGAAGCGATCCGCATCCACGTGTTCGACCGCGAGATCTCCGACGGCAAGGGGGCCCTGGTGCCGAACGAGCACCTGGACCTCCTCGACTACCTGGTGTCGGAGTGCAGCCACCGTGGCATCTACCTCTACCTGACTCCGATCGCCTGGTGGGGCGGCCCCAACGAGCAGCCGGGAGCCTTCTCTGCCGAGACCAGCAAGCCCGGCATGGTGTTCATGCCCGCGGCGCGCGAGGCCGCGGCGGCGTACCTGCGCGCCTTCCTCACGCGCCGCAACCCCTACACGGGCCGCGCCTATCGTGACGAGCCGTGCCTCTGCGCGCTCGAGGTGATGAACGAGCCGGCGTACTTCCTGTTCGGCGACCTCTACGGCAGCGCCTACGGCCCGCAGGGCGAGCGCCCCGACGTGCTGGCGCGCGACCACCAGGACTTCCGCAGAGCCTGGCGCGCGTGGTTGGCCGAGGCCGGACTCGACGAGTCGCCCGTCTTCTTTCCGCTGTTTCGCTATCAGCTCATGCGACGCTACGTCACCGAGATGGTCGCTGCGATCCGGTCCACCGGCGCGCGCCAGCCGGTGGCGATCTCCTACTTCGGCGCCAACGGCGACGACATCACGCAGGCTATCGCAGACAGCGAGTGCGACGCCGTGACGGTCAGCGCCTATCCGGGCGGCTGGGAGCACGTGAACGACGGCATCAACCTGCTGCCCCAGATGGCGGCGCAGCCGCTACCCGCGGCACTGGCCGGCAAGGCGCGCCTTGCTTACGAGTTCGACACGCCGGCCACCAACACGAGCTGCTATCTATTCCCCGTGCTGGCAGCCTACTTCCGCGCTCAGGGCGTACAGATCGCCTGCCAGTTCCAGTACGACAGCATCAGCACGGCGCGCTGGAACACCGACTGGAACGCCCACTGGCTCAACTGGCTCTACACGCCGAGCAAGGCGGTCAGCTACATGGTCGGCGGCGAGACGTTCCGGCGGCTCCCGCGCGAGGCCCGCTTCGCGCTGCGCGCCACCGAAGCCGCCGCCGGGCCGATGGCGGTCTCCTTCGAGCGCAACACCAGTCTGCTTGCCGCGCCGGGCGTCTACATGCAGGCCCGCCCGGCAGGCGCTTGGAGGCCGTTACCCCTGCCGCGTGAGCCCGCCCGCATGGTCGCCGTCGGGTCGTCGCCCTACGTCGAGTACGGTGGGACCGGGATCTACACGCTGGACGCGGCGGGCGCCGGCACGCTGCGCCTTCGCCTGAACCCGGACGCCCGCCTCGTCGGCAACTGCCTGCGGGGCGGCTTCGAGTCGCCGGTGGGCGCGCTGGAGGAGCACGCGCACCTGTTCCGACTGAAGCTGGCGGGCTGGCGGGGCGCACGGTGCGTGCGGCTCGACGGCGTCCGGCGCCGCGCGATGGCGCGCGTCCAGGACGGCTGGTTGCTGCGGCCCGGGGTCTACGAAATACGACGCTGACGGCGGCGGCGGCCGCCGGGGAACGAAGGCGCATGAACATGGCGGCGGGAATCGGAGCCGCGCTTGGCGTGCTGGCCGGCGGCGCGGGCGCGCCGGCGAACGCGCAAGCCAGCGCGCAGCGGCCCGGCATCCTCCTGATCGTGACCGACGATCAGGGGTACGGCGACATCGGCCTGCACGGGAATTCGCGCATCAAGACGCCCAACCTGGACCGCCTTGGCAGGGAATCCGTGCGCCTCACGCGCTTCTACGTGAGCCCGGTCTGCGCCCCCACGCGCGCCAGCCTGATGACCGGGCGCTACAACTATCGGACGGGCGTCGTCGACACCTGGCTCGGGCGCGCGATGATGCACGCGGACGAGGTGACGATCGCCGAGATGCTGCGCCGCGGCGGGTACCGCACCGGCATCTTCGGGAAGTGGCACCTGGGCGACACCTACCCGCTGCGAGCGGTGGACCAGGGCTTCGAGGAGTCGCTCACCCACAACGGCGGCGGTATTGGACAGCCGGCCGACCCGGAGGGCAACAGCTACTTCGACCCGCTGCTCTACCGCGGAGGCCGCCCGGTCCGCGCGCGCGGCTACTGCACCGACATCTTCGCCCGCGAGGCGGCCCGCTTCCTCACTGCGCGCGACGACCGGCCCTTCTTCGCCTATGTCGCCATGAATGCGCCGCACGTGCCGCTCGACGTCCACGAGTCCTACGTCGCCCCCTACCGCGAGTCCGGACTGGACGAGACGACCGCGCGCGTCTATGGGATGGTGACCAACATCGACGAGAACGTAGGCCGCCTCCTTGACGCCCTGGACCGCTCCGGGCGGGCGGCGAACACCGTCGTCGTGTTCATGAGCGACAACGGCCCGCAGCAGAGGCGCTACAACGCCGGCCTGCGGGGCGCAAAGGGCACCGTCTACGAGGGTGGCGTTCGTGTGCCGTGCTTCGTGCGCTGGCCCGCGCGGCTGCGACCGGGCGAGGTCGATCGGATCACCGCGCACATCGACGTCGCCCCCACCTTCCTCCAGATGGCCGGTGTGGAGCCGCCACCCGGCCTCCAGCTCGATGGCAGGAGTCTGCTTCCCCTGCTCGACGGCCAGGCAGAAGGCTGGCCCGACCGTACGCTCTTCCTGCAGTGGCACCGCGGCGACGCGCCGGAGCCATTTCGCGACTCCGCGGCGGTCACTCAGCGCCTCAAACTCGTCAACGGCCACGAGCTCTACGACCTGCAAGCCGACCCGAGCGAGGCGCGCGACGTTTCCGGTGAGCGCCCGGAGGCGGTACTACGCCTGCGCGAGGCCTATCTGCGCTGGTTCCGTGACGTCAGCGCAACGCGCGGGTACGATCCGCCGCGCATCGTCCTTGGCGCCGAGGCCGCGCCGGCCGTAGTGCTGACCCGTCAGGACTGGCGAGGCCCGCGCGCGGGCTGGGAGGACACGGCGCTCGGCCACTGGGAGGTGGCGGTGGAGCGCGGCGGAACCTACCGGGTCACGCTGGCGCTCCAACCCGGGCCCACCCCCTGCCGCGCGCACCTGCGCGTCGACGGCGTGGTTCGCGAGCGCTCGGTTCGCGCCGGCGCCCGGACCTGCGAGTTCGAGCACGTGCCGCTGGAGGCCGGGCCGGCCCGGCTCGAGGCATGGCAGGAGTGCGGCCAGGGTAGCGTGGGGGTGCGCTACGTCGCCGTGAGGCGGCGATGAGAGGAGCGCGCCCGATGCACCGCTCGAGCCGTATCGTGCCGCTGGCGCTCGCCCGCCTGCTGGTGGGTGCCCTGCCCCTCTGCCTGCTCGCGGTCGCCACGAGCAGGGCCAACGGGCCGGCGGGCCGGGCGACGCGTTACTACGCGCATTCGGCCGTGCTCGACCGCCACGGCGTCGTCGCTCCGTGGTACCGAGGACTGAACGGCCAGGTCGATTGGCGGGTCCGCATTGCCGCCGAGACGATGAAGCGCTACCCATGGACGAAGCCAGGCGAGGCGCCCGCGCCGGCGCCCGCGTACGTCTACAACGGCACGTGGAGCGTCGCGGCGGACGGGGCGATCACCGTCCCAAAGCTGAGCGACTGGGACAACGGCGACTGGGGCCAGCGCGCCGCATACATCCTCTCCGCACTGGTCGACTACTACCGCTACAGCGGTGACCCGGCCGCGATCGCGCACGCCTCCATCGCCGCGGACACGCTGTTGCGCGTCGGGCTCACCCCCGCCAGTCATCCGTGGCCGCGATTCCCGGTCAGCGTGCCCACCCGTGGCCGGCCGTACGCAACGGCGGATCCGCGCGGCATGATGCAGATCGACATCGCCGCGGAGATGGGCATCGCGCTCCTGCGCGCGCACCAGATGGCCCCGAACGCGCGCTGGCTGGCCGCGGCGCGCCATTGGGCCGACCTGATGGCCGCGCATAGCCGCCCCACGCCGGGGCGCTCGCCCTGGAATCGTTACGCGAACCCGGCGGACGTGCCCTGGGAGGATCACCAGACCGGGGGGGTCGTCTTCGTAGCCGCGTTCCTCGACGAGGTGATCCGCACGGGTCACACCGGGCGATCGGGCGCCATCGCGCGCGCGCGCGACGCCGCCCGGGCCTACCTGCGCGACGTTCTCCTCCCGCGATGGGTGGACAACGATACCTGGGGGCGAAACTACTGGGACTGGCCGGACCCCGTGCAGGCGGAGAACGTCACCGAGTTCGCCGCGCGCTACCTGATCGAGCATCCCCGCGAGTTCCCCGGCTGGCGCGCCGACGCGCGCAATCTGCTGACGCTCTTTCTGAACCACACGAGCGTCGCGGAGGAGTCCGGCGGCGGCGTCTTCAGCGGGGCCTGGGCCTACCCGGAGTCGTCGGGCTGCTGTGGCCGCTCCCTCTGGTACGGCCCGCTCGAGCTGGCGCCCGTGTACGCGCAGTACGCGGCCGCGACGGGGAGCGAGTGGGCGCGCGAGATGGCGCGGCGCCAGGGGATCCTGGCCACCTATGACGCTCACGAGACCGGCGTGGTGGAGGATGGCATCGACGGCGGCGCCGTCGTTGCCGGGGGCTGGTTCAAGATCGCGCACCCCATGGCCCTCAAGCACGCGCTCGGCCTGTTGGCGTGGCTGCCCGCGGAGCTTGGGGCCAACCGCGAGAACCACATCGTGCGCTCGTCCGCGGTGGTGCGCGACGTGCGCTACGCGCCGGGCGCGGTCCGTTTCCGCACCTTTGACGCGCCGCGGCCAACGGTGACGGTGCTGCGTCTCGCCTTCGCTCCGTCGCGCGTGGTGGCGGGCGGGCGGCGGCTCCGAACGGGCGGCGGCTCGAGCGGATATCGCCTGCGCGCCCTGCCGAACGGCGACTGGATCGTGACGGTGCGGCACGACGGGCACCCCAACGTCGTGGTGGAGGGCGCAGACCCGCAGCGGTCCGTACGGGGCGCCACGTGGTCGGGCCCGTGGCGCGTTGGCCGCGGGGCCAGGGCGGCGAGCGCGTCGGGCGCCACGCTCACCGCTCGCTTCCGCGGCACGCAGGTGCGGGTGCTTGGCGACGTGGGGCCCGACGGCGGGCTTGCCGAGGTCGAGATCGACGGCGTGCGCCAGCCGGCGCCGATCGACGCATGGTGCCCGTCGCGGCGCAGCGGCCAGGTGCTCGCCTACCGCAACGGCCTTGCGCCCGGAACGCACACTCTGCGCGTGGCGGTGCGCGGCGCCGGCAACCCGCTCTCGGCCGGCGCCGTCGTCCGCATCGCCGCCGTCACGGCGTCCTCGGCCACGGGAAGCGCGGGGTTCGGAGCTGGAGGAGGTCCGACCGGAGCTCAGGGCGTCGTATTCGGCCGAGCGGCGCGCACCGACTACGTGGACACGGACGGCGACCGATGGCGGCCGGCGACCGAGTGGACGGTTCGGGCGGGCACACTGGCCGACTCCGTCGCTACTGCCTGGTGGACGCGCCCGCGCCGGATCGCCATCGCCGGCACGCGCGACCCGGAGCTCTACCGCTACGGCGCCCACGCGCCGAGACTGACCCACCATTTCACCGTGGGCCCTGGCACCTACCACCTCCGCCTGAAGCTGTGTGAGACGCGGCAGACGCCGTCCGGGACTCGCGCTCTCACGGTGCGCGTGAACGGCGCGACGGCCGCCGAGCGCGTCGACATCGCCGCGACCGCCGGCGGCCTCAACCGCGCGGTCGATCTGGTGTTCGACAGGATCCGCCCGGTGGCCGGCGTGATCGCGGTGGAGCTCTCTTGCGAGGGCGGAGAGGCGATCGTGCAGGCGATGGAGATCGCTCCTGGAGCGGGCGGTGCCGGAGCGCGGCCCGTCGTGGCGGCCGGCCCACCGGCGCCGGAGGACGGCAACCTGCTGCGAGACCCGGGCTTCGAGGTGGCGGTCGGTGGCCAGGCCGGGGCCCTGGGAGCGCGCTGGGTCGGGCCGGCCTGGACCTACGTGCTCGCCGGCCCCAGCCGCAGCTACATCTGGGCGGAGTCGGCCTACGCGGCGCACCCCGCCTGGGGCCTGCCCGAGGTACGCGAGGGCCGCGAGGCGCTCCGCACTCACACCGACGGCCACGGGCACACGATCGTGTACCAGGAGGTTGCGGTGACGCCCGGAGCGCGCTACAGGGCCTCCGTGTGGGTGCGCGGAGCCGACCTGCACGGGCGCGGCTTCGGCGCCGACGCAGGCGACTCCGCCGGGCTCTGGGTGCAGGAGATCGACGCCGCCGGCAGCGTGACGGGGAGCCACGGCAAACGCGCGATCACGCGGGCCGGCCCGTACCACCTGCTTGAGGTGGCGTTCACCGCGGCGCCGGCCACGCGGCGCGTGCGCTTCGTGCTGGACACCGTCATCGCCTGCCGGTACGACGAGGGGCACGTCACCTACGACGCCTGCACGCTGCGCCGGGAGCCCTCCGGGTAGGCGCTCGAGCCCGCTCGCGGCCCGCCAGGAGCCCGGCAAGGGGCGGCTACGGCCGGGCGGTGCGGGCGGGAGTTCGGGCGCGCCGCGCGACGGCAGGCGGGCCCACACGCATTGAGTCGCGCACCGAAGCGCTGCCGGTCAGCGCGAACCACCGGACCGATGCCGTCACCATCGCGCCGTTGTCGATGCTTGTGGGGGTCTCGCCGGCGGTGAACTCGACGCCAAGCCGCCGGTAGTCAGCGCCATCGGGGCTCGCGAGCGGCACCGCCAGCCATCCCGGGAGCGGCGGCTCCGAAGGCCAGAGCAGGCCCGTCGTAAACTCTCCCCACCGCACCGCCGTCACGGTAACGGATCCGCTGGGCTCGGGCCCGAGCGCCTCCGCGGCGGAGCCCCCGAAGCTCCCGTCGCCCGCCGCGAAGGGAAGCAGACGCAGGCCCGACACGCGCATCGCACGCTGCGGCGAGAGGCGCACCCGCGCGTCGACGGCCGCCGAGCCCAGGCGAACGGTCAGGTCGAGCGTGGCGCGCCAGCGCATCCCGACCGTGCCCGTGAGCGCAAGCCTGGCCTCCGTCTTGGTGGCGGCCGCGTCCACCGTCTCGGCGCGGAACACCTCCCAGAACGGCCGCTGGCCGGGCTCGGCGGACAGCACCTCGAGGATCGGCACCGACGTGCCGAGCTCGCGCCAACCCGTGACCGCGCGCGCCGACAGCAGGGCCATCGACACCACGCCGTTCGTCCGCGCCACGCGTACCCGCACGTCGGCGTTTTCCAGCACGGCCTCGTCGCGCCTCGCGCGCGCCGCGGGCGCCTTCGGCGTCGAGGCGCGCTCACCGCGAACGGGCTGCGTGACGTGGTGGATCGGGAGCACGCGCACGAGCGGTTGCCTGCCCTCCTGCAGGATGCCGAGGGCGGCGACGAGCGCGGAATCGGGGGCCTTCGGCAGCAACCGCCACCGCAGAGTGGCCGTCGCGTTCGGCTCCATGGCGGGCAGGCGGACGCGCGTGGCGCCCTCCAGGTAGTCCAGGCCGGCAACCGGATCGAGGCGCACCATCACCACCCCGGCCGGGAGCGGAGCGCCGCCGCTGTTGCGCACCGTCGCCACGAGGCCCACGCTGTTGGTGCCGACGGCGAACGCGCGCGTCGGCGCGAAGCTCTCGATGGCGACGTCGGGCAGCGGCGTGGAGGCCGGCAGGCCGGGCGTCTCCTGGCCGGCCGCGGCGCTGGCGGCGCACGGCAAGCAGGCCGCCGCCACGAGCGCCCATACGAACCGCGTGAACCCACGCACATGGGAACGGCTCATCTATTCCTCAGGCTCCATCGCAAGGTGACCACCCAGGCCCGGATCGCCGGCGGCGCGCTGATGGCGCTCCAGAAAGCACTCGGCGAACTCGGGGAACCGGCCGAAATGGATCGACGTCCGGATCCCACGCATCAGGCCCGCATAGAACGCGAGGTTGTGGTACGTCGCCAGGCGCGGGCCCAGTATCTCGTTGGCCAGGAACAGATGCCGCACGTAGGCTCGTGAGTGCAGCGAGCATACCGCGCAGCCGCAGGCCGGGTCGATGCGCTCGAAGTCGCGCGCGAAGCGTGCGTTGCGCAGGTTCAACACGCCCTCCGAAGTGAACACCTGGCCGTTGCGCCCGTTTCGCGTCGGCAGCACGCAGTCGAACATGTCGACCCCCCGCTCGACCGCGTCCAGGATGTCGCGCGGCGTGCCCACGCCCATCAGGTAGCGCGGCTTGCCCTCCGGGAGCCGTGCCGTCGACCAGGCGACGCAGGCATTGCGCACCTCGGCGCCCTCCCCCACGGCGAGCCCGCCGATGGCGTAGCCCGGCAAGCCCAGCGCCGCGAGGGCGCGCGCGCTCGACTCGCGCAGGTCACGGTAGACCGACCCCTGCACGATCCCGAACAGGGCCTGCGGCCACCCGCCCGCCGCGCGCCCGCCCGCCGCGTCGTGGGCGTCGGCGCACCGTTCCGCCCAGCGGTGCGTACGCTCCAGCGCCTCCTCAGCCGCGGTGCGCTCGCACGGGTACGGCACACACTCGTCAAACGCCATCACGACGTCCGCCCCGAGCTTCCGCTGGATCTCCATCACGCGCTCCGGCGTGAAGAGGCGGGGCGAGCCGTCGATATGCGAACGGAACTCCACGCCATCCGCGCCAATGCGTCGAAGACGCGCCAGGCTGAACACCTGGAAGCCGCCGCTGTCGGTGAGAAGGGCGCCGCCCCAGCCGGCAAAGCGGTGGAGCCCGCCGGCCTCGGCCACCAGATCTTCGCCCGGCCGCAGGCTCAGGTGGTAGGTGTTTCCGAGCACCAGGCTGTAGCCCAACTCGCGCAGCTCGCCCGCAAGAATAGACTTGACGGTGCCCTGCGTGCCTACGGGCATAAAGGCCGGCGTCTCAACCCGCCCGTGGGGCAGGCGCAGCGTTCCAGCGCGCGCAGCGGTTCGGCGGCATCTGGCATCGACGGTGAACAGCGCATCCTCCCGGCGGCAAACGGCCCCGCACAAGCTGAAGCACAGGGAACCGCGCCGGACGGCGGCGCGGTTCCCTGTGCTCCAGCGGTCGACTCGATTGTACCCCGCAACGCTATGCGGCGCAGACCCGGCCCATCTCGCGGAGGTTGTCCAGCGCTACCGGATTATCTGGCTCAGACTCCAGCGCCTTCTCCAGCTCGGCGCGCGCATCCGCCGTTCGGCCGAGGTCGCGCAAGGCCAGCCCGCGGTTAACGCGCGCCTCCACGAAGTCCGGATTGATGGCCAGCGCCGCGGCGAAGGCGCCCGCCGCCTCCTCGACGCGCCCGGCGGCGCGAAGGGCCACGCCGAGGTGGCCATGAACGTCGGCGTAGCTGGGGTTGAGCTCCAGCGCCTTGCGGTACTCGCAGATGGCCTCCTCGTACATCTCACGACAGTAGAGCTCGTCGCCCAGCCCGAAGTGGTAGAGGATGTCGTCCACCTCGGTGGCCGAGACCGACTCGAGCGCAACGACGACGGCCGCGAAGTCGCCCCCGGCGTGAGCCTCCATGCCCGCACGATAGGCGCCGGTGCGGAAGCCGGGCTCGAGCTCGACCGCCTGCTCGATGTCGGCGACCCCCTCGTCGCGCCGTCCCGCTCCGTAGAGCGCGAGGCCGCGGTGCAACCGGGCCTTGGCGAAGCGCGGGTTCAGCTCGAGCGCGGCGTCGAACGCGGCCAGGGCGTCGTCGAAACGGAGTTGCCGACGCAGGCAAAGGCCCAGGCAGTGGTGCAGGTCGGCGTAGTGGGGATGGATGGCGAGCGCCTTTCGGTAGTGCTCCTCGGCGCGTGCCCAGGCCCCGCGACGCATGCCGGCGTGACCCAGGTTGGCGTGGGCCTCCGCCATGTAGAAGCGGGAGAGGCGGTGGGTTACGGAGTCGCCGGGACTGCCGTTGAGCACGACCTCGAACAGGCCGATCGCCTCCTCGTGAAGGCCCTGATCGAACAGCCGGATGGCTCTGTCGTAGTGCTCGTTACGACCCAGGCCCAGCATCTTCCGCAGCATGGACATTTGGCACCTCAGCGAAACTGGTTAGCGACTCAGGAGCCATCGAGCGATGGCCGCTCAGCGGGCGACCGGCTCGAGGCCACCACGGCCGACCCCATAGTAGGCGAAGCCCAGCCGCTGCATCCGGACGGGGTCGTAGACGTTGCGCCCATCGAACAGCACGTCGCCCCGCATCGCCTCGCGGATGCGCTCCAGGTTCAGGTGGCGGAACTCGTTCCACTCGGTTACCACTATGGCCGCGTCGGCGCCGAGGACGGCATCGTAGGCGTTCTCGCCGTAGTGGATCTGCGGGAACACCTCGCGCGTCCTGGCCATCGCGATGGGGTCGTAGGCCCGCACGTTCGCGCCGGAGGCCAGCAGGCGCGCGATCACGTCGAGCGACTTCGCGTCGCGCATGTCGTCGGTGTTGGCCTTGAAGGCCAGGCCGAGCACGGCGACCGTCCGGTCCGCAAGCCCGCCGAGCACGCCCTCAAGCCGGTCCATGAACCGGCCCACTCGCTCCTCGTTCACGCGCACCACATCCCTGAGAATGGCGAAGTCGCACCCGTGGCGCTCGGCCGTGCGGATCAGCGCCTTGGTGTCCTTCGGGAAGCAGGATCCGCCGTACCCGAGACCCGCCTGCAGAAAGGCGGCGCCGATGCGGTGGTCGTAGCCCATGCCCTTCATCACCTGGGTGACGTCGGCGCCCGCCGCCTCGCAGACGTCCGCAATGGCGTTGATGAACGAGATCTTGGTGGCCAGGAAGGCGTTAGACGCGTACTTGATCATCTCGGCGCTCACGACGTCCGTGATTAGCATCGGGCGCTCGAGCGGGGCGTAGAGCTCCAGGATGCGCATGGCGACCACCTGGCTCGGCGCGCCGATCACGATCCGGTCGGGCTGGAGCGTGTCCGCGATGGCGGACCCTTCGCGCAGGAACTCCGGGTTGGAGACGACGTCGAAGTCTACGTCGCGACGCTTGTTGGTCTCGATGATCTCGCGCACGCGGTCACCGGTCCCGACCGGAACGGTGCTCTTGTTGACGACCACCTTGTAGCGGTTGAGCGCGCGGGCGATGGCGCGCGCGGCTTCCTCCACCTGCGTCATGTCCGGGTCGCCCGAGGGAAGTGGCGGCGTGCCCACGCATATGAAAACCACGTCTGAGCGGCCGACGGCGCTCTCCGTGTCCGTGGTGAAGCACAGGCGGCCGTCCGCCACGTTGCGCTCCACCATCTCCTGCAATCCGGGCTCGTAGATCGGCATCTGCCCGCGCTCGAGCATGTCCACCTTGGCCGAATCGCGGTCGACACAGACGACCTCGTTGCCGAGATCCGCGAAGACGGACCCCGTCACCAGACCTACGTAGCCCGTTCCGATGACGCAGATGTTCATGTCGCTCCGCCACTCCCCGCGTGGCGCACTGGCCACGCCTGATTATCGGCCGACCGGCCGGGCGTGTTTAGAGCGCGGCGGGGCCCACGCCA
This window of the Chthonomonadales bacterium genome carries:
- a CDS encoding UDP-glucose/GDP-mannose dehydrogenase family protein, which translates into the protein MNICVIGTGYVGLVTGSVFADLGNEVVCVDRDSAKVDMLERGQMPIYEPGLQEMVERNVADGRLCFTTDTESAVGRSDVVFICVGTPPLPSGDPDMTQVEEAARAIARALNRYKVVVNKSTVPVGTGDRVREIIETNKRRDVDFDVVSNPEFLREGSAIADTLQPDRIVIGAPSQVVAMRILELYAPLERPMLITDVVSAEMIKYASNAFLATKISFINAIADVCEAAGADVTQVMKGMGYDHRIGAAFLQAGLGYGGSCFPKDTKALIRTAERHGCDFAILRDVVRVNEERVGRFMDRLEGVLGGLADRTVAVLGLAFKANTDDMRDAKSLDVIARLLASGANVRAYDPIAMARTREVFPQIHYGENAYDAVLGADAAIVVTEWNEFRHLNLERIREAMRGDVLFDGRNVYDPVRMQRLGFAYYGVGRGGLEPVAR
- a CDS encoding tetratricopeptide repeat protein yields the protein MLRKMLGLGRNEHYDRAIRLFDQGLHEEAIGLFEVVLNGSPGDSVTHRLSRFYMAEAHANLGHAGMRRGAWARAEEHYRKALAIHPHYADLHHCLGLCLRRQLRFDDALAAFDAALELNPRFAKARLHRGLALYGAGRRDEGVADIEQAVELEPGFRTGAYRAGMEAHAGGDFAAVVVALESVSATEVDDILYHFGLGDELYCREMYEEAICEYRKALELNPSYADVHGHLGVALRAAGRVEEAAGAFAAALAINPDFVEARVNRGLALRDLGRTADARAELEKALESEPDNPVALDNLREMGRVCAA
- the tgt gene encoding tRNA guanosine(34) transglycosylase Tgt; the encoded protein is MFTVDARCRRTAARAGTLRLPHGRVETPAFMPVGTQGTVKSILAGELRELGYSLVLGNTYHLSLRPGEDLVAEAGGLHRFAGWGGALLTDSGGFQVFSLARLRRIGADGVEFRSHIDGSPRLFTPERVMEIQRKLGADVVMAFDECVPYPCERTAAEEALERTHRWAERCADAHDAAGGRAAGGWPQALFGIVQGSVYRDLRESSARALAALGLPGYAIGGLAVGEGAEVRNACVAWSTARLPEGKPRYLMGVGTPRDILDAVERGVDMFDCVLPTRNGRNGQVFTSEGVLNLRNARFARDFERIDPACGCAVCSLHSRAYVRHLFLANEILGPRLATYHNLAFYAGLMRGIRTSIHFGRFPEFAECFLERHQRAAGDPGLGGHLAMEPEE
- a CDS encoding arylsulfatase — translated: MAAGIGAALGVLAGGAGAPANAQASAQRPGILLIVTDDQGYGDIGLHGNSRIKTPNLDRLGRESVRLTRFYVSPVCAPTRASLMTGRYNYRTGVVDTWLGRAMMHADEVTIAEMLRRGGYRTGIFGKWHLGDTYPLRAVDQGFEESLTHNGGGIGQPADPEGNSYFDPLLYRGGRPVRARGYCTDIFAREAARFLTARDDRPFFAYVAMNAPHVPLDVHESYVAPYRESGLDETTARVYGMVTNIDENVGRLLDALDRSGRAANTVVVFMSDNGPQQRRYNAGLRGAKGTVYEGGVRVPCFVRWPARLRPGEVDRITAHIDVAPTFLQMAGVEPPPGLQLDGRSLLPLLDGQAEGWPDRTLFLQWHRGDAPEPFRDSAAVTQRLKLVNGHELYDLQADPSEARDVSGERPEAVLRLREAYLRWFRDVSATRGYDPPRIVLGAEAAPAVVLTRQDWRGPRAGWEDTALGHWEVAVERGGTYRVTLALQPGPTPCRAHLRVDGVVRERSVRAGARTCEFEHVPLEAGPARLEAWQECGQGSVGVRYVAVRRR